From bacterium, one genomic window encodes:
- a CDS encoding diguanylate cyclase produces the protein MKPEEIKRIFFSFLKSDEWSLITEILDEMKACYQVIDNEAKVISCKIDNQFCGVLKKNNLNKQQCAEFYQQVIEEAKRGLDFKVSSCYMGFIVFAFPLIVKGEVMGMVLGSQIVNCDLALEKYLFNFERYGISKEFLCSLHQTQVHYTFQIIKNEINLVSWLARLAIEEALISSKLEERDDELEGIIESYKMFEESQNSQLRLTKKMIYTKIVNIAAKALDAEICSLMLVDQEKKQIYIEDALGLDKNIISKVSLSLGEGVAGHVIRSGKSLLIKDISQDIRFGVKHKPLKYYTRSLIISPLKVKGEIIGVININNKSNRRSFEEKDLELLNVICGHAGAALESLESETSDFLSKDYEILKNSPIELKEKVRKEKIDKEDLEDKDNLIKELKEKIVEFSKFRKETEEEVTALKSQREQMKERLREEEERIRAYQEKINLLKDTKTEVIEKGTGHEEELNRIKKEVEDFRNIHEELKKITALQEKAKQEKDTVNIEKYNNMIEELETKRKELEEVEEKTKELNLLFNITKELISPTKIRNILECSLNEIFSFYNYHAASFIFQEENKEQAVIKLSYPLGNACIEELKEQIQNNWAGIKKKKKIKKLSFELIPSKDMAIATQSQEKISSYIFVPLKENKEVVGLININSFKDYAYTAMDKKLLSIVGNQISLALERVKLFNQVKKSAELDELTKLYNYRYFEKYFEKAFKDSLSLKKSLSLIIMDLDYFKKVNDEYGHAQGNKLLKTVASLIKHEVKEAGIVVRFGGDEFAIVLPKFNQEKAFILASKVKDRLNNCDYQIDGKNFRLSTSIGIASLPNQKIKISKELFKRADRAVYLAKEQGRDRVVTCPAD, from the coding sequence ATGAAACCAGAAGAAATCAAGAGAATATTCTTTAGTTTTTTAAAGAGTGATGAATGGAGTTTAATCACTGAGATTTTAGATGAGATGAAAGCTTGTTATCAAGTGATAGATAATGAAGCTAAGGTTATCTCTTGCAAGATTGATAACCAATTTTGTGGAGTTTTAAAGAAAAATAATCTTAATAAGCAGCAATGCGCTGAGTTTTATCAGCAAGTGATCGAAGAAGCCAAGAGAGGGTTAGATTTTAAAGTAAGTTCTTGTTATATGGGTTTTATTGTCTTTGCTTTTCCTTTAATCGTTAAAGGTGAAGTAATGGGGATGGTTTTAGGAAGTCAAATTGTTAATTGTGATCTTGCTCTTGAAAAGTATCTCTTTAATTTCGAAAGATATGGAATTAGCAAAGAGTTTCTTTGCTCTCTTCATCAAACTCAAGTTCATTATACCTTTCAGATTATTAAGAATGAGATAAACTTAGTTTCATGGTTAGCCAGATTAGCGATAGAAGAGGCCTTAATTAGCTCTAAATTAGAAGAAAGAGATGATGAATTAGAGGGAATTATCGAGTCTTATAAGATGTTTGAAGAAAGTCAAAATTCTCAATTAAGACTTACCAAAAAGATGATCTACACTAAGATTGTTAATATTGCCGCTAAGGCTTTAGATGCTGAAATTTGTTCTTTGATGTTAGTTGATCAAGAGAAAAAACAAATATATATAGAAGATGCTCTTGGTTTAGATAAGAATATTATTTCTAAAGTGAGCTTAAGTTTAGGAGAAGGTGTTGCCGGACATGTGATCAGGAGTGGAAAATCTCTATTGATAAAAGATATTAGTCAAGATATTCGTTTTGGAGTAAAACATAAACCTTTGAAATATTATACTCGGTCTTTAATTATCTCACCCTTGAAGGTAAAAGGCGAGATAATTGGGGTGATAAACATTAATAATAAATCTAATCGCCGTTCTTTCGAGGAAAAGGATTTGGAGCTTTTAAATGTTATTTGCGGCCATGCCGGGGCAGCCTTGGAAAGCTTAGAGAGTGAGACGTCAGATTTCCTTAGCAAAGATTATGAAATTTTAAAAAATAGTCCAATAGAGCTTAAAGAAAAAGTAAGAAAAGAGAAGATAGACAAAGAAGACTTAGAAGATAAAGATAATTTAATAAAAGAACTAAAAGAAAAGATTGTAGAATTTTCTAAATTTAGAAAGGAGACAGAAGAAGAAGTAACTGCCTTAAAGAGCCAACGAGAACAAATGAAAGAACGACTGAGAGAAGAAGAAGAAAGAATAAGGGCTTATCAAGAAAAGATTAACTTATTAAAAGATACTAAGACTGAAGTAATAGAGAAAGGAACTGGACACGAAGAAGAATTAAATCGAATAAAAAAAGAAGTAGAGGACTTTAGAAATATCCATGAAGAGCTTAAGAAAATAACTGCACTTCAAGAAAAAGCCAAACAAGAAAAAGATACCGTTAATATAGAAAAATATAATAATATGATCGAGGAATTAGAAACCAAGAGAAAGGAATTAGAAGAGGTAGAAGAAAAGACTAAAGAACTAAACTTGTTGTTTAATATTACTAAAGAATTAATATCTCCAACCAAGATTAGAAATATTTTAGAATGCTCCTTAAATGAGATCTTTTCTTTTTATAATTACCATGCCGCTTCTTTTATCTTTCAGGAAGAAAATAAGGAGCAGGCAGTGATAAAGCTATCTTATCCCTTAGGAAATGCCTGCATCGAAGAACTAAAAGAGCAGATTCAAAATAATTGGGCTGGAATTAAGAAGAAGAAAAAGATTAAAAAGCTTAGCTTTGAGCTCATACCGAGTAAGGATATGGCTATTGCTACTCAAAGCCAGGAGAAGATTTCTTCTTATATCTTTGTGCCCCTTAAAGAGAATAAGGAAGTAGTGGGACTAATCAATATTAATAGTTTTAAAGACTATGCTTACACGGCGATGGATAAAAAATTACTCTCGATCGTGGGCAATCAAATCTCTTTAGCTCTAGAGAGAGTTAAGTTATTTAATCAGGTTAAGAAATCGGCGGAACTTGATGAGCTTACTAAGCTTTATAATTATCGGTATTTTGAAAAATATTTCGAGAAGGCCTTTAAAGATAGTCTGAGCTTAAAAAAATCTTTATCCTTAATCATCATGGATCTTGACTATTTTAAGAAAGTTAATGATGAATATGGTCATGCTCAAGGAAATAAATTACTAAAGACCGTAGCTTCTCTGATTAAGCATGAGGTTAAAGAAGCTGGTATTGTCGTTAGGTTTGGAGGAGATGAGTTTGCGATAGTCTTGCCAAAATTTA